Genomic DNA from Rubinisphaera margarita:
CTGAAGCCGAGCATCTGCAGCTGACGACGGAAGTTGTCGATGTTCTTGTAAGTCGTGTCGCGGGGATGCGTTCCGGTTTTGATCGCGTGCTGTTCCGCGGGAAGGCCGAAGGCGTCCCAGCCCATCGGGTGCAGGACGTGCTTGCCCTGATGCCGGGCGTAGCGGCAGATGATATCGGTCGCGGTATAGCCTTCCGGATGGCCGACGTGGAGACCGTCGCCGGAGGGATACGGGAACATGTCGAGGACGTACAGCTTCCCGGCGGAGCCCTCTTTCGGCTGGTCCGGCGTTTCGAAAGTGCGATTCTGGGCCCAGAAGGCCTGCCATTTCGGTTCGATCGAGCTGTGGTCGTAACGGGGCATGAGTCTGAATTCGGCTGTAGGAAGGTGACGAGTCGTCGGGTGGCACGGGCTCCGCCCGTGACGTTCTGCATCGCTCCAGACGGTGTCATCACACGGGCAGAGCCAGTGGCACACATGCGGAGCGGACGGTAACAGTCGCTAGTTTAAGGCGACAACCGCGGCTTGTATACGGTTCGGGAATCCGGCTCGATTCTCCACGAAAGCGTCGCCCGGAAGACTCGTTCGAGGCCACGGCGTACTGAGTTCCCTCGCCCCCGTGGGGGAGAGGGTTAGGGTGAGGGGGAAATGCGGGTGACCTGCTCCACAGGCCGTTGATTCTTCCCGATTGAACCAACCGGGGCTGCCCTCAACGTCATCGCGGCACCGGGCGGCTCTCTTTGAGAGCAGCGACTTCTTCCAGAACGGATTCGTTGTGGTTTTCCGTATCGACATGGTCGACGGAAATCGGACAATAGTGTTAAGGTCTGCGAAAACGGCTTCTCTGCGGTTTCATGCTGAGTCCGCCTTCTTGTGAGTCGCCTTCTGCAAAGCGAACGATGCCATGTCCTGCACCATTCTGACGTTGTCCGACGATCTTCCCGATCTCTCTGAATACAAACCCCTCCAGGTCCGTACGGTGAGGTCTCTGCGAGATGCCGAGGGGCTCATCGAGGCGATTTCCGACTGCGATTCGGTTCTGATCGCCCTGTGTGAGGAGCTGCCCGATCGGGAAACGCTGGCGAACCTGTCGAAGCTCGATGATCACGCCAACGAGCGGGCGGCGATCTGGTGGCCGCATCATGCGAATTCGTTTGCGGACTTCGCGTACCGTCAGCTGGGCGGGCAGATTGCATCGCTGTGGTTGCCGCTCGCGCGGGTCGGCATGGTCATCGCCCCGCACGATTTGATTCTGGAGAAGCTCAAAGAAACCAGATCGGTCCACGCGGCTCTCACCGCGATGCCCTGGCGGAAGACGCTGCCGTTTCCGTGTGCTTCGATCTGCTGGGAGATGAGCGATCCGGAACTGCCGGTGCTGGAGCCCCGATCGAGTCGCTTTCCAGGCGATGATGTGCCCGAACTGCTGCACAATGCCCGGAACTGGCTTCCTGCTCAACTGAAGCGGGACAGCCCCGATTTTCAGGCGGTTATATCAGGACTATTTCAGTGGTTCGACGATCTCGACACCTCGCACAATTATTCGCAGTCGGTTCAGTTCAGCGGGCGGCACAAAGCGGGCGACTACTGGCATGCGATCATGCATCGTCGGGAAGGGGATTACTCGAACTCGAAGTACTGGTTCCGCAACGTGGGACAGCATCCTTTGTATCCGACGCTGGAACGTTACGCGAAGACGCGAAACGACAACCTGTCGCCGTGGTCGCCGCATCGCTTTGTCGATGTCTGTGAGGGCGTGCGGGCTGGTACGCGGGAAGATCTGGCGGCCCGGCAGCTGCAGGGTGTCGAAATGGTTCTGCTTCTCTCACAGACAATTCAGGATGCCGAACACTGATGGGATTTTTCTGGATTCCCGGTGGCGCCTTTGTCGGGCTCCTTGGATTAGCGTATTCCGCATTCCTGATCTGGATGATCTTCGACTGCGCTCTGCGTGATCCCGACCGGGGCATCTGGATCATCGTGATGCTGTTTCTGCAGCCGCTCGGGGCCCTTGTCTACTTCTTCGCCCGGTATGTGCCCCGCAACGACTTCCGCTGGCTGAAGCAGTTTGTCGGTCAGTTTCAGACCCGCGAACTGCGACAGCGGGAAATCGCGGCTCGACAGATCGGGAATCCGTACCACTGGATTCAGCTGGCCGACAAACAGCGGGAGATGCGTCGCTTCGAAGACGCGGCTCAGTCGTATCGCGAGGCGCTCGATCGAGAACCGGAGAACCTGCAGGCGAAGTGGGGACTGGCGATCTGCCTGGAACATCTGAAGCAGCCGGCCGAGGCCCTGCGACAGATCGACGAGATTCTCGCCGAACAGCCGGATTACAAGTTTGGCGATGTCTCTCTGGCTCGCGGGCGACTGCTGATGGAACTCGAACGCTGGCAGGAGGCTCAGCAGCATCTCGCGGCTCATGTCGATCGCTGGCGGCAGCCGGAAGGACTGTATCGACTGGCGCAATGCCTGCATCGATCGGGGAACGACGAGGCGGCTCGGGACCAGGTTCGATCGCT
This window encodes:
- a CDS encoding tetratricopeptide repeat protein, which translates into the protein MGFFWIPGGAFVGLLGLAYSAFLIWMIFDCALRDPDRGIWIIVMLFLQPLGALVYFFARYVPRNDFRWLKQFVGQFQTRELRQREIAARQIGNPYHWIQLADKQREMRRFEDAAQSYREALDREPENLQAKWGLAICLEHLKQPAEALRQIDEILAEQPDYKFGDVSLARGRLLMELERWQEAQQHLAAHVDRWRQPEGLYRLAQCLHRSGNDEAARDQVRSLIMDIDGSPAAIARQQRQWKRKGKQLEKRLS